In Lycium ferocissimum isolate CSIRO_LF1 chromosome 7, AGI_CSIRO_Lferr_CH_V1, whole genome shotgun sequence, the sequence TATTCGACCACTTGATTAAAATTAAAGGAGCATCTAGAATTCCAGAGTGTTCTTATATAAGGTAGAACAAATATTGCCCAACTTCAGAATTGATTCAGTAGGCACCACGTTTCTCTTTGGAAATTGTTCACAGGGATTCAAACTATTGGATCTAAAATAGCAAGTATATTTTTGGAAAAGGCCTACATATGGATGAAACTTAGAAACCCTCCCAGTGCAacctctctttttccttttgtctTGAAAAGGAATGTCTAAATAACTCAAATCAGTTTGACGCATATAGGAAATATGACCACGAGCATTTATTGGATAAAAATAAACAGGATTCTATATATGGAATGTGAGAGGGGAGGGAATATCATATGTATAACTATTACGAAGTCTCGAGATGTGAGCTGTAAGTGAAGTCTTACTTGAAAACTAGTGATAAGATTTTGGAAGCTCTTCCATCATCTTCACAGTACTAGATCACCCAAAAGGTTCATAATGCTCTTCTCATAACAACCAAGAAGCTATACTAAGTTGTCCTACATTGTTCAAAGTTGTGTCAACTACACTGCATCCATATGAAGCACAGATCGAGTTATAGAAACCCACACTCCTTTCAGATAATTAAAAGAGAAAACGTCTCAAGAGTTTAGTCGAAAGGTGAAGTGCTAATGCATAAATTAAACTTTCTACtcaatgttgttgaattgtatCAGCAGACAAAGGCAGCAGTCTGTCTCTCTGTTTTagttacatgttttttttttttttttttttgagaggCAGTGCTCTCTCTCAATTATCACTCACTATTAGATTGAGAACTGTACTGGTATATACAACTTGTATATTTATAGTTTACCTTCTTGTTTATTAAAGATACAAACTACACCGGCAGCGAAAAATGTCATGAGCAAGGTAAAATCACAATTccaaatgaatgaaaaattagTTGTCCAACAACAATCATACTCTATTTGATttaagacaaattttaaaaggCATATTACCTATTACAACTAAGTAAAGCTAACCAAGCCTGGAAATCGACTACTGGAAAATTTTCATCTTAATCAATCATAAACGATACTGGGCTAGTAAGTTTTCATCACAAAATGACAAGAATCCTTAATCCGTAAAGCGTAGATGCCCGTGGTCTTCCTCCTCCTCATCTTCCTcaacctcttcttcttcttcttcttcttcttctttatacAAAACTGTAAGGTATTTTTCCTGTAGATTAGCTAAGTAAAAGGCATCAATAAGAGTGATAGGACTATGCATATTCACAGAATGCTTAATTTCTGTCTTTAATCCAGCAATAAAACACGACACATAGAACTTCTCCTCTAAATGAGGATAAGCAGAAACCATATCACACATAACCTTCTCAAACCTTTCTACATATTCTTCAACCCCCATATCTTCACTCTGTTCCATGCTTCTAAATTTGTGCATTACGTCCATTGGTTCAACACCAAATCGTTTACAAATGTCAACACAGAACTTGTCCCAAGTAATTTGGTCTGAAACGTAACATTGGTACCAATATTCAGCTTTGCCTTTAATGTGAAGTGAAACATAGGACATTTTAAGATGGTCTGGGATATGACAGAGTATGAAGAAACTGTTGCATCGCCTTATCCAACACCTTAGGTTTTCAAGATCAAATTCcggaaatttaatttttaattttggggGTTTGTATGGAGCATCCATGGCAGATTTTTGGAAAAGATAAGCTCAAATGAGATAGGTAGCTAGGTATATGTAGCAGTGATGATCAGTTAAGAGCATTAGCCAGCTGTATATTGATATATTCCATGCACTATGCTAACTAACTCACACACGATAATtgcccacctctatactcgTTTCCATTTTCGAATGCGACGATAAACTCCCCTAAGAAATATCAGAAAGTTATTAACTATATATTCGAGATATTAACCATAaattgtactccctccgtcccaatttgactaggcatggagtttaggaaagaaaagaagacttttgaaacttgtgatctaaaataagccataaatatttgtacggctttaaatcatttcattaaggataagatgggaagttttaagttaataatttctaaatatagaaatgtatcattcttttgggacagactaaaaaagaaagtaagtgtattacataaattgagatagagggagtagTATTTAGGTTTGtttctaaatttcatttagagACGAACCACGGCTTGTTTCGATAAAACACTTGAACACGTGAGAAATTGTTCCTATTAGACACTTACGACTCGATCGTGTTTTTAAGCACTCATTACGTAGAGAAGTTAATCACTTAAAACTTTAATTATACGCATTAGTCTCAATGAACCGTAAAACTTCAAACATGTTGATGTGTACAATCTAACCCACCTTGGTACATGTGCTTATTCTTGCAGAAACTGTTATACTCTCCAATGGGAAAAATATTCATCATCCAGCCTGATGAGAAGTCATCTGCCCCTCACCCTTTGCTTGCTCCAGGCAGTGGCCTTTATACCCTAGACAGCACCCATTTTGCATTTACTAGGAGAGCTTTCAGGGCCTTTCTGAATTCTCCACACCCATTAGAAATTCTAAGTGACCCTACAGCATATGGTTCTGGTGGTACAATTCTCAGGGACCATGACTCCAGCAATTATCTGAAGGCTGTGAACAGCATTATAAGGCAACAAACTAAGCTACTTGGCCGGAGAGTAAGAAACCAGAGGAACCTGATTTGGTCATTATTGGCTTCACAATCTTCACATGCATGGAACAATTAGCGTGACATAGAAACCAGatgaatattaagaaaggaAATAATGTCAGGCGTTTGATTTCCTAGCGAGAATTCATACCCCCTTCCTTGAGCCTTCTCTTGCTGCCAGATTACAAATCCATTACAAGAGCTCAATCTGATTCGAAAATTCTTCCAGCCAATTAGAACGTCTAAGTTATCGTACAACCTGTGATTTTGATGGAACTATATGAGGGAGAGATGGTTCAGCCTGTTATATGAAGACTGTCTAAGTACCATATAGCAACAAAGTGCAGAATATCAGGAAAGCACATAAGCAAAGGACCCTGGTAGGGACTACTATTCGTGCTGCAATATCTAAGTGCATAGTGTTAGTAGCCATACTTTGGAAAATAAGAATAGATATAGTAACGACATAAATCATAAGAGGAAGTACAGGAAATGTTTCTGAGACTTGTCAAATTGTATCATCTTGTATAGAGTCTACCGAGTCAAAACACCTTGTCAAGTAATTGTATCATGGAAATAGTTGTTTATAGTGTAAATCAAAATGtctttaaacatatatatattacgtaACAATATTTTGTAAAGTTTGATTCACAAATATAGTGTTGATTtggtaatattttattaaactttTGATTCATAATATTTAATATAGTGTTTCCTTGAATGACTGAAAGACTGAGCAACAtcacaggaaaaaaaaaattatggtatAAGAAAATGTAACAAGTGAACACCAATACGATTACTTTTATATAGATAAATGAACACCAACACAGTAAACAGAATATTTGAGTGCATAATCTCCAAGAATGCATGActataaaataaaggaaaatttacttgCTATAGCTACTTTTAGTACCTATTTAATGTTAATAACTAccctttattttaattaataataatagctaATTACTTTTCTAAATTACCTATTATGGATACAACAGTAACTTGCATTTATCAGTTCTCAAATACACCGTAAATAACGGAAACCACTATCCAAATCCCCATTTTGAAACTCACGTAATATACATTACGTTTTTCTCTCCCTTTTCATAAAttttagccatttttttttctcctcagAATCTTTCCATTACCATCAAGCACGATTCCACCACAATTCATTGTGCCGAGATTTTTGCGGGTGGTGgtgtatttgtgtaagttttcatcattttgtgtattttggtcactttaattcaatattttcgACTTTTTTCAAGCCTTTTAACTTTCAATGCTCAGGGTTTCCCAATTTGAGTAGTGAAAAACATCAATTAATAGCGGATGAAAGTATATCTAGTAGGGTTACGAGAGGTATACCCCATACTCTTCAAAATTTAGATTCCCCTTTTTTTGATTTGGGTatttctcatcaacaacatGATGTTGATGTAGCTTCAGCTGAGAAATTAGTTGCTGAAAGGAGATCTAAGAAAATCTATGATCCTGTCAGAATTAGAAATCCTTCAATTGTTAATTTGGAGAACAAAATTGATTCTGATACTGCCacaaagaggagaaaaacatCCGATGTTGCTTCTAGTAGCAAAGGGAAGAATGTTGGAGAGACAAATACCAGAGAACAACAATTAACCGTGAACAAGCAGGTATtttttgattatatatatatatttgacatgTTGCCCAAATTCGGTTAATGATTTATGTATTTTGACCGCATCTGTAAgcatatttgaatgtatttattgATCAAAACAGTTCATTAATAGATGGGTAGCATTCGTATGTATTTTGTATTGATTTGAATGAGTTTTATATTTGACAAACATTTTAATAACCATATTTGTTATCAAATTATCAACTCCGTATCATGTATTTGTAATTTCTCacatttgtgtatttttttaattaatcacaGTTTTATGTATGTTTCAAAAAGCAGGTATGTGTATGTGTCAGATAAAACGTGTATTTGTTCAACTATTGTCAGCTAAACATCTTAATAACTGTTTTTTGTTACAAGATTATGTAATATGTATCATGTATTTATAACTTCACACAGAGTTGTATTTTTGAATAAATCATagatttatgtatttttttaaaaataggtaTGTGTATGTGTCATCTAAATGTGTATTTGAACTTATTAGAAAGTTAGATTCAAATGTGTTGTACAACTGAGTTGATGTTTTTTATGGATTTTGTTTGCTGCATTTTAGTACACATATGTATttgattatatatttttgattctCATGTGTTGCCATTATATTCAAACTTTCAGGCCTCCAAATTCCTGGTTaaacgccccccccccccccacgccCCCACACTCAACCGATACGTTATGCTTCATAAATGAACCATAACATTAAAGATGAGTTGCAAGAGAAACTTACCGATAGACAATTCAAGCtattttccaaaactatttttggAGAATATATGCAGATGCAAGTTGACACTGAGGTTCAGGGTCAGTTGTTTAGGTGTTTTATGGTTAGGGAGTTGAAGCGTAGTAATAGTGATGCGTTTGTTATCGATATTAATGGGACGGAATTGACATTCGGTCTTTTTGACTTTGCTTTAATTACTGGTTTGAAGTGTTATGGGGATGAAGTTGTTTTTGATGAGGGTCGCAACAGACTGTTGGACGAATATTTCGGTGGTTCTGGTAATAGTTTTTTAAAGATGACTTTAAATAAGTGCTTTGAAGACAAGGATTGGGGTGTTGGTGATAACGCAGATGAAGATGCTGTAAAGATTGCGATCCTGTATTTCATTCATAATTACATACTTTCAAGTGAAAAAAGGAACGTCACGGTCCCAAGACATCATTTTGACTTGGTGGAGAGTGGACAGTACAATGAATATACATGGGGTAAGGAAGcatttgatgatttgattaagaGTATTCACCACAAGATGGACAAGCCGAAGCAGTTTTACTGCCTAAGGGGTTTTCCTTTTGCTATGCAAGTGTGGATATACGAGTGCTGCTCTAATGTTGACTCTAATTTAAAGGTTATTAATGGTTAAAACTGGAAGCCGAATCCCAAGAATGTTCAACTGGAAAACAGTGAACCCAAAGCCATCAGTTAACTACTTGATGACGGGCATGTTTAAGGACGGTGTATCTAAGGTAAAATACTTACATTAAATACATGCCTATCAACTAGTATTACATTTGTATTTGTTTATTATATTTTGCTGTGTATTTGTAAAATACAAAGATGATCTAAACTGACAgttcacaatatatatatatatatatatatatatatatatatatttgcaggACATTCTTAACTTTAAAGATATTGTTCCGACCATGTTAGAGGTTGAGAAGCTTGGTCTGCGTCCATACCTGATCAACAGATCTGCACCACCACCTCAAATACACCAAGAGGAAGATGAATATGCGGATTTTTCCACAACACCACCCCATGTTGCTGCTACcaaaaaaactcaaaagaaGGATGCATCAAAATCTCCACCGCACAAGAAGCCTAGGAAGATGTCAACGGCACCATTGCTTGTGCAGAAGTCACCAACCCCAATCCCAAAAACGGATACCCATGCTAAAGTTGGACAATCCTCTAAAAAATTTGCTTCGGTGGCAGACAAGCCTGTTTaatcaaaggaaaaagaaaaagctgcTCCAAGTGCCCACTATGTTCCTATTGACGACGTATCTACCAGCAAATTAGATGACGTCAAAAGTTTGAGGGAGGAACTTAATCAATTTAAGCAGGAAGtaagttttattattttattttgatattcatTTAACTACCACAAATAAGTATTTATAATGAATTTGTTGTTTTACCATTTAGGTGCTTGCTGAATTCAAGGATGTTTTTACTGAGCTCAAGGATCGTCGCAAAGTTATTGATGAAAACTTCGAAAAGGTTTTGGAACATGTCAAAGGGAATCAAAATttagaaaaggtaaaaaaattaataaatacatatTGAAATGATTGCCTTCAGTATAAGTATGAAGCATATGTATCTAACAAATACATCATTGTATTTTAGGGTGATGACAGCGAAACTCATGTTCCTTTACCTGATGGCAACATACATCAAGGAGCTGATGATTACATGGACCATGGTGATGGTATTCACATGGAGACTGATACGGGTGATGTACATTCAACAGaggtacattttttttttaaatgtatttaccattttttactcattttgtatgttatattttttaaaaaaatataatttaggTATGATGCAAATTTGGTGTCTACTGGACTTtaataaattatgtatttgatattgatatgaaaaTAGTAGTGTCATGTATTTGTGTACTGTTTTTTGACAGCATGATGGTGTACTGTTTCTTATGTATTTGTGTACTGCTTTTGGAAATCTTCAACAAGTAGTTTTGACATTTTGACAGCATGATGGTGGCATTAAACCCTCTGaatgtatttgttgtatttagtagatttttttctcaatttaatGCTACtgtgtttttcttattttcttatctACTTGattcatgtattttatatacttTTGGGTTGcgttttaaataattttaaggaAAGGGGTCTTGTACCGGATATTCAAGTTGGTAGTGGCAATGAGAGCGGCGATACGGTGAAAGCTTCAACCGAAGAGATTGCGGAAGGAGGTGATCTTTCAAGAGAACCGAAGACTTCGGTTGAACGTCCGGCTGATCAAACAGGGAAAAATACTGTGGAAGAGAAAAAATGTTCTAATGATTCAAATATTACCGAGGTTCGAAATTCTGATTCagccattttttcttttttaatatgtaTCATACAAGTGCCTGAATAAcgtttctttttgtattttttgagtaGGTGATCGCACAGGTGCTAGCAAATATAGCAGAATTAGAAATGGGTAATGATAAAGTTCAAGAGGAAAAGACTGGGGAAGACACCAGCTCGACTGTCTTAGAAGAACCCCAGGCAGCAGTTTGCAACGCGCAGCCTTTGTCTCAGTGATTGTTGCCTGATGAGTATTACCCGAGCCAAACCCAGGGAAAGAAATCATTTTGCATCCATTGGTCCCTCGAGCTACACGCCCCAGTAAATACAAGTCTTCACCGTTTGTgagatattttggtatatatttattcaagtttttaatttacttgtttgttttttaatatgcaATTGTTAATGTTTAAAGACCAAATACACAGGTAGTAGTTCGGGAACGGATCATGTTCCTGTGTTTGATAAAAAATATCCATTCCAGCAAGATCCCATTACCGGTTCACTTAATGTACAGATTGTTGATGAATATCGTAATTAGCTTCGTAATGGTCTGCTTGTGAGGCATGATAGCAAGTATGTTTTGATCCCATTATTACATATAGTGATTCCGCATGGTTTTTGTGAATAACTTGatgtatttgtttattttgttgcCGCAGAAAGAATTACGAAGACCATTACAAAAAAAAGATTGCAGTTTTTGATCATGGAGTCAACTTCAATTTTGGCATCACAACTGTCAATGATAAGAACTGGTTTTACCTTTTATCAATGGATGGTCACCTTTGGAATGACGAGGTGATTTTTATCAGGAATGAAATTCACCGTTTTTACAAAAAATGTTTTATGTATTAGAATGTGCTCTAATTGATGTATTTTTTGACAAATTCAGCACATTGACATCATTTTCTACTACTTTCGGAAGAAAGGAAAGTATGATAAAAGGAACAATTACAGGTTCACCACTGTTGATTGCCTATTCAAGCAGAAAATTGATGTGGTCCACCACGTATATCACAATGTTGAAACCTAGACCAATGTGGCCAATGAAGAGCAAGTATTGTGTGAGTATGTTAAGGGCCACAGGCTTATTGCCAATGTCCCATGTCATACGGTTGACAACGTGTATgaatttaaaagaagaaaatcattaGTTATTGGTAGTCCTTTCATTCAAGGACAGGTATTTTTGTTgatgaattaattattttatcattagtgtttcattcatcatttatcgctgatttttttttttttgaaatggacAAGCGTCTGTATGTTTACAACTCGTATTAAGCAGCCGGGCACAACGCAGTTGTtaggaatgaaataaaaaagtttGTTACACTTCTTCCACATTTCCTACATCTGGCTGGATTCTATGTAAATCAAAAAAGCATAGATTTGGTGAAAGATAATATGCGGAAAAAAGCATATCTTTGATTTGTCTATGTTGAAAAAGATCCCGGTAACGTAAGTAGTAAATGGGCATTGCGATTGGATATGAAATTTTTGGTTTGGATATTCGGTTTTCggattgaagaaattacaatccaaatccaatccaaataagttcggattggattggatattttaagttcggtttcggattattcggtttggatattttgaattttcaaacttgaCTCTTGAGGCTTAAGGCAAACTTATTAGGAACGAAatttatgtgttagaaaggtAAATCATAGTCAAGAAAAAAGTATCAAATACATCAAATTAGGATTAAATCCAAGTCATGTTAGTAAATCCATTCAAATAAAAGCATTCTGAAAAAGtagaaatgaacaaaataaaatcttaaGTATAGAATGATATACATGAGACTTGAGAATActatattatatttgatttagtaGAGAATTATATATTGCACTTAATATTTTGATGGGTAGGGCATTAGTTATTAATCTATTGGATCTCTAGAAACTAGATATAAGGTATAAAAATTTCGGATTTTCTGATATCCAAAAATCCGTAGTACTAAATCCATATCCAATTCGaaatccataaattttaaaaataaaatccgaaatccaaatatccaaaccaaatatttaaaaagttcgGATTTCGGGTTGGCCCAAACTGTGCCCACCCCTAGTAgtaaacatatttttttaaaatatcatagtgtatcaaaTACATGATATATCCTATCAATTTATTATTCTTTCAAATACATGACTTTTGATAGGTGTTAGAACTTGAAATACATTGTTTAGAACAACAGTAGTGTCTAATATAAATACGTGGATGCGTATCGAGTATTTGACATCGGGTGAAAGGATTCCGATGTCATTGATGCACACATGCAGCGTATAAGATACGGTGCACTCTTATGAGACTACGCTGAACGCAAGGTTGTTGACAATGCTGAGAGTGATAATGAAGTTCCACCAAGACCGATTAGGCCAGCAATTGATGTTTGATAAATACTATTCGTACATTGGatgttttttgtccttttttttcattaaagcaaACAATCAgaattttttaaatgtatttaG encodes:
- the LOC132062594 gene encoding uncharacterized protein LOC132062594, which translates into the protein MFNWKTVNPKPSVNYLMTGMFKDGVSKDILNFKDIVPTMLEVEKLGLRPYLINRSAPPPQIHQEEDEYADFSTTPPHVAATKKTQKKDASKSPPHKKPRKMSTAPLLVQKSPTPIPKTDTHAKVGQSSKKFASVADKPV